AGCCAGCCAGACGTTATTTTTCAGCGCCACGGAAAGGAACATGCACAGGGCAAAGCCAATCAACGGCAGGCAGACGAACAGCTTGCGTTTGCCGGTGCGGTCAGAGAGAGAAGAGAACAGGAACATCCCGGCAATGGCCCCGACGTACGGCAGAATGGCGAGCATACCGACCTGTCCCATGCTGCTGTGCGTCAACTCTTTGAGGATGGTCGGCAGCCACAGGGTGTAACCGTAAATCCCGGTCTGATAGAAGAAGTTCAGCGCGATGAGCTGCCACATGGTTTTATCGGAAAGCACCGCGCCCAGAGAGGCATTTTTGACTTCCGTTCCGGCAATGGCTTTTTGCTCGGCGGCCAGCGTTTCGACCAGGTAATTTTTCTCGGCCTCAGAGATCCAGCGCGCCTCCTGTGGACGGTCGTAAACGGTATAGGCCCACAACACCAGTACAACGACGGAAAGCAAACCTTCAATGATGAACAGCCAGCGCCAGTCGAGAACGGTGATAATCCAGCCCGAGAGCGGAGCGGTAATGATCCCGGCAATCGGCACAAACATAATCACAATCGCATTGGCGCGACCACGCTCGGCGTCGGGGAACCAGTTACTGATCATCGTCAGCACCACCGGCAGCATGCCGCCTTCGGCAACGCCGAGTAAAAAGCGCAGAACCAGCAGTTGGTACTGATTAGTGATTAACCCCGTGAGGACGGAAATAACCGCCCAGGCAACCAGCGACCAGCCGATAAATTTCTTGCCGCTGCCGTGAACGGCAATTTTTCCGCCGGGAACCTGTAAAAACAGATAACCGATAAAGAAAATACCGCCAGCCAGTCCTGCCATGGTGGCGGAAATACCTAATTCCTCATCCATTCCGCCCGGCATCGCGAAAGCGATATTGACGCGGTCCATATAAGAAATAATACAGGCGATGAGAATAGGTGGAATAATCCGCAGCCAGCGCTGACGGGGTATATCTTTGAGTGTAGGGCGAGAGGTCATGTTCATATTAATATTCTCGTAGAGTAGTATTTTATTTTTATAGTTTTGCTTTATTTAATGCGGCGATACCGTCGCGCAATATTGCTACGCGATGGTTCACATCTGCATTGGCGTTTATTTCCAGCAATTTAATACCGGCAAATTGCAGTGGTTCGGCTTCTGCGCAGGCGAATAATTCGCGGGCATGGTCGGTGGTCATCAGGCTTTGTGGGCAGAATGGGGCAAACGGCGCGTGTAAGTCCTGCCACTCGCCGTATTCCCCCGCAAGCGTGGTACCGGAGAACATCAGCGCGCCCAGTTTTCCAGCCCGTTTGGCCTGCTGCGTGTGGGCCAGCGCCAGGGCGGGATTCTGCCCTTCAATGGTCGATCGCGCCCAGTTAATGCACACGCTGATGTCATACCCGGCAATGACCTCCAGCACATTGTCTAACGGCAGAAAGCCTTTGCGTGGCGCAATGCCGGTC
This window of the Citrobacter freundii ATCC 8090 = MTCC 1658 = NBRC 12681 genome carries:
- a CDS encoding MFS transporter, with the protein product MNMTSRPTLKDIPRQRWLRIIPPILIACIISYMDRVNIAFAMPGGMDEELGISATMAGLAGGIFFIGYLFLQVPGGKIAVHGSGKKFIGWSLVAWAVISVLTGLITNQYQLLVLRFLLGVAEGGMLPVVLTMISNWFPDAERGRANAIVIMFVPIAGIITAPLSGWIITVLDWRWLFIIEGLLSVVVLVLWAYTVYDRPQEARWISEAEKNYLVETLAAEQKAIAGTEVKNASLGAVLSDKTMWQLIALNFFYQTGIYGYTLWLPTILKELTHSSMGQVGMLAILPYVGAIAGMFLFSSLSDRTGKRKLFVCLPLIGFALCMFLSVALKNNVWLAYAALVGCGFFLQSAAGVFWTIPARLFSAEMAGGARGVINALGNLGGFCGPYAVGVLITLYSKDAGVYCLAISLALAALMALLLPAKCDAGAAPLKTLNPHKRTA